The DNA region ACCATGGAACTTTTCAGGAAGAGGTACTATTGACTTGGTTGCGACTTCCAATGACTTTACATGTAAAGAAAGTTCACCTGTTTTTGTGACAAAAGGAAAACCTGTGACACTGATAATATCACCGACTTCAACCAGTTTTTTAGCTTCATCAAACCATGCATCACCAATAGACTCGCGACTGAAATAGATTTGAAGCACACCTTGCTCATCTTCAATTTTTGCAAAAGCGGCTTTCCCCATATGGCGTAAAAATTTGATACGTCCCACAACTGTATTGTTCTTGTTCTCATCGCGTTTGAGTTCACTCTCTGCAACATATTCATAGCACTCTAAAAACTCTTTGGTGCTGGTGTCTTTGATAATATTATGCCTATAAGGGTTATGTCCAAGGGCATGTAGCGCCTTTCCCTTTTCGATGCGTTGTTGTTGGTATTGGTCTTGAAATATCAAAATATCGTCCTCTTTTCTAATGTTTGCTTTTTTGTGCACACTCTTTGCAAAGACCACGCAGTTGCATTAAATGGCTGGTAATGATGAAATGGTTTGCTTGCGCAATTTCAAGTTGTAGTTGTTCGATTTTATCATTTTGAAATTCGATAATCAGCCCGCAGTTTTTGCAGATCATATGATCATGGTGGGGTTTATTGGCAAGTTCAAATTTTTTACCGGCAACACCAAATGAGATCGATGTGACCATGTGAGACTCTTCAAGCAGATTCAGTGTACGATAGACTGT from Sulfurospirillum diekertiae includes:
- a CDS encoding Fur family transcriptional regulator translates to MSTFENLEYNSLLSNFKELLKNNSLKFTKQREVVLKTLYEKDEHFTPEDLYIFLRSTYPELNIGIATVYRTLNLLEESHMVTSISFGVAGKKFELANKPHHDHMICKNCGLIIEFQNDKIEQLQLEIAQANHFIITSHLMQLRGLCKECAQKSKH